A stretch of the Panicum virgatum strain AP13 chromosome 9N, P.virgatum_v5, whole genome shotgun sequence genome encodes the following:
- the LOC120688985 gene encoding ankyrin repeat-containing protein ITN1-like, translated as MQAPFPCFFILKQNEVFMLMLKADPQDASSIAVIHNEVEAKVTISTREDIKSLTLTYTGNTSLVAILITTITFAAAFTLPGGYSTDPGDEGLPTMARKFAFKAFLISDTMAMCSSLAVAFICIIARWGDLEFLLYYRSFTKKHMWFAYMATTTAFATGLYTVLSTRLLWLAVAVCALTSLLPILTKLLGEWPILRLRFRLGRAFKSDLLNMSRFITFSYWFQLCSCFYVENIRIQYMLQDLIVAKQHFCSNNVESLNKGRTM; from the coding sequence TTATGCTTATGTTGAAAGCTGATCCTCAAGATGCAAGCTCTATCGCTGTTATCCACAATGAAGTCGAGGCCAAAGTGACAATATCAACAAGGGAGGATATCAAGTCACTGACTCTAACATACACAGGCAACACTTCCCTAGTGGCTATCCTCATCACCACTATTACCTTTGCAGCTGCTTTCACATTGCCTGGAGGTTATAGCACTGATCCTGGAGACGAGGGGCTTCCCACCATGGCAAGGAAGTTTGCATTTAAGGCATTCTTGATCTCAGATACCATGGCAATGTGCTCCTCACTTGCTGTTGCCTTTATATGCATCATAGCAAGGTGGGGGGATCTTGAGTTCTTGCTTTACTACAGATCTTTTACCAAGAAGCACATGTGGTTTGCATACATGGCAACCACCACAGCATTCGCAACTGGTTTATACACAGTTCTGTCTACTCGTCTCCTATGGCTAGCTGTTGCGGTCTGCGCTCTGACGTCTTTACTGCCCATTCTTACAAAGCTTCTTGGTGAATGGCCCATCTTGCGACTGAGATTTCGGTTAGGACGGGCTTTCAAATCAGATCTCCTCAATATGTCTAGATTCATCACCTTCAGTTACTGGTTCCAGTTGTGTTCCTGTTTTTATGTTGAAAACATAAGGATACAATATATGTTGCAAGATTTAATTGTTGCCAAACAACACTTTTGTTCTAATAATGTAGAATCCCTTAATAAAGGCAGAACTATGTAA